In Edaphobacter aggregans, the sequence TAGGAGATTCTCGAAATCGCCGATTGATAGATCCTCGAGTTATTGGGGAGAATTTATGGCGGCTGCCAGACTGCGAAACCGGCTGACGCATCCTAAGCCGGGAGCACTTGTAATCGAGTTGGAGGAAGTACGCCGGGCGCTGACCGCGATAATCGAACTTCTCAACGTCATGTGCCTAAGCCTCTATCGGAAGAAGCTGCCTACCCATGGGCGAGGCCTGTCGTCGAAACGAAGTTTCTAGCGATTCGCACCGTTATTTGGTGGGTGATCGCAAATAGAGAGGTTCCAAATAACATGGGTCGGGAGTTCTCAATGACAGACGCAATACAGGCCGACCTTTTACGCGCTCAACAGATGCATCAGATAATTTCGGATACCTTGGCCGGAAACTACGACGCAGACACACGAAGCACCCTTTTCGCAGGGTTTATGTCGATTTGTCTCTGTCATCATGAGGCTATCCTTTCTTTGCTAACGAACGATAGGTTGACCGCTTCTGCCTTGGCCTTAATGAGGCCCCTAGTGGAAGCGGGATGCCGTGGTTTGTTCGTCAAGTTCGAGGCAACGGAGGAAGAAGTTGAGATCGTCAGAACTGGCGGCGAACCGTATCCCACTTTCCGCAAATTGATTGAGGTTCTCGATAACCGCTTCGGCACCGATAAATTGTTCGGTCAATACGGAGACATGTGGAAACTACTAAACGATTTCACGCATACCGGAATAGAGCAACTCTCCAATCGATTCGATGAGAACGGCTCGATCGGATCACATCACAGCGAAGCGACAATCTGCGAACTGATCAACAGCTCCACATCCACCATGACGCGCATCGCAATTCCTTTTCTCGGTTCGCAAAAGAGCCCAGAAGCGGCAACCATAATCAATGACGCTTATGTCGGTCTATATCCAATCCCCGATCGATCACCAGCTACCTCAACACCAAACCGTTAAATCCCAAAATAACTTGAGTCTTGCCTGGCTTATGTCACAGCAAAGATAGCTCTGGAACAGTAGCCAGAATAATTATGAGAACACGCCTCAGCCTGTAGCTCTGATCGCTAAGTGGCGTAGTTTTTCAGCGGTATTTGACGTAGCCTCTAAGATTTGACG encodes:
- a CDS encoding DUF6988 family protein → MTDAIQADLLRAQQMHQIISDTLAGNYDADTRSTLFAGFMSICLCHHEAILSLLTNDRLTASALALMRPLVEAGCRGLFVKFEATEEEVEIVRTGGEPYPTFRKLIEVLDNRFGTDKLFGQYGDMWKLLNDFTHTGIEQLSNRFDENGSIGSHHSEATICELINSSTSTMTRIAIPFLGSQKSPEAATIINDAYVGLYPIPDRSPATSTPNR